In Bifidobacterium adolescentis ATCC 15703, the sequence AATCAGGAAAGACACACTGTAGAGGACTGGAGATACCGCCATGAGCTTAAGCTGCATGCTGCGTCCACGAGGAAGATCCACCGACTCGGCAACAAGCCCTATGTTGCGCCTAACAAAGGCCTGCGTATCTTTTGCGAAACGTCGCCATTGTTGTTCTTTGGAACTCCTAGTGACAAGAGCCTGATCATAAAGGCTTATCATGCTCCGCATCAACCCGTACAAGGCAAAAGGAAGCTGCTCGGGGAACCTCCGACGTACCAGTTCTACCATCTGCTTAGTAGCTTCGTAACCTGCCCAATTATAGTTTGTGTATGTATGAGAAAGGCTTCCCTCAGTTGTCCGATAATGGTACAGAGGCACCGAATCAAAAGTAGTTCGTTTACTTGCCGCAAGTACTTCATAAGTAAATCTCGTATCCTCACCATTAACGCACCCTTCCGGGAAACGTATATCCCCCAACACAGAGCGTTTGATAAGCTTGCTCCAAGGAGAAATCGTCGAGTAGCCCGGTAGGTTAACATACTTGAATGATTCTGAAGTGGTCATCACTAAATGGACATTAGGCTGGTAGTGACAGATTTGTCGTCCATCAGGATATTCCATAATGCTGGCGGTCATAGAAATATCGGCATCATTGTTTTTAAGAGAATTAAAAAGAGCCTCATACATGGTTGGTTCCAGCCAGTCATCGGAATCCACAAAGCCTATGAGCTCTCCCGTGCTACTTTCAATTCCATTGTTTCGAGCAGCTCCCGATCCCTGATTCTCTTGATGAATAACACGGATTCTATAATCTTTAGCTATCCAAGCATCACACATGTCTGGGCAGGAGTCCGGAGAGCCGTCGTCAACCAAGATGATTTCCAAATTCCGGTACGTTTGGTCAACGATTGACTGCACACAACGATCGAGATAACGCTCGACTTTATATACAGGGACAATTACCGAAATCAAGGGGAAGTCTTCTGGCGTGGCCCCCTCATGGAAGCTAGATGGATTGTCGCTCATGCTGTATATTTTCTCCTTCCAAACATCAAATTAATCAAAGGCTTGAGCTCATAACATTGAGCACCTGCAATGGATAATAGGCAAATCAATGACAAAAACAAGTAATGGCCACATTGGCTCAGAGTCACTACAGATTGAGCAGCGAGCAGCCCCATGGTAATGGCAGTGGGAAACGGCCTCATGTCGACACGCATTAAACGACGGATATCAATTACACGAATTACGAATATCGTCAAACTGCCCACAAGTACACCAAGCGCTGCAGCTAAAATACCCCAACTATGCACGAACATAGCAGTAAACGCAAGGCATGATACAGTTCCTACAATCGTTGCTATAAGCAATGGCTTTGTACACATATAGGCCTGATAAATTGTGCCAAGAAAATTGTTGATGGCACCTAGATAGAAAGCTAATACAAGGATGGAAATTAGCGGCCATACCGAGTAAAACTGACGCTGCATCAGTACCTTGGCGATGAACGGAGATAACGCAATCACTAACGCGCTTCCTATCGACATCAAGGCATGATACACACGCCAGATTACATCATAGAAATGCTTGAGCCCAGAGCTCTTAAACTCTTGGAACGCAGAAAGCTGCCAAGCCTGTTGAACAATCTGTTGAAGCACATTAAGCAAATTAGGAATCTTTGAAGCTGCAGCATACAAACCAGAAGCGGAAATACCCAGTACACCTGTAATAATGAAACGACTAACTGTCGTCTGAATCTGGTTGCACAATGAATTCGGAGCCAATGGCAGTGAGTAGCGCCAAAGTTGCTTACGAAGAGACGCGTTGTTACGCCATACTGTAAAATCGATAAACTGATATTGCTTACCGGCAAAAAGATATACCAGAATCGCTGAACCATTGCCTACGATATAAGAGTAGAAATACCCCATAAGACCGAGATGCATTCCGGCAATCAGCACATATGCGAGCACGCCCATAATAAGCGCAGACAACATAGAAGCGTAAGCAATGAGCTTCGTCTGATCCATAGCCCTAGCGACAGTACCCATCACAGAGGGAAAACACAACGCCGCATAGGACAACAAGAACCAAATTTTATATCTACCTAGCCCACCAAAAATAGGCAAATCAAATACTGGCAGAATAATTGCCAAAAGCACACAGCTTGCCAACATAACCAGCATGGTTTCGGTAATATAAAACGCGGCTTTTGACTTATCATCAAGCGTAAAACGGAGCATGCCCTCGCTGATGAGCAAAGTTAGTACAGGGAATAATGTGGTCACCATGATGGTAGCCATGTCCATGATGCCGTATTCCTCTGTAGATAGGTACAGGGTATACAACGGCATCAGTATGAATGCCATCAGTTTAGTGGCTACTGCGCTGAGTCCGAAGATGCCGACATTAATCAGCAAATTCTTATACTTATTCACGCAATCACCTCATAAGCCCAGACAACTGCGACATGTACATTTCTTTGTTGAGCTCCGAGCGCAATGTTACCGCATGAGCTCCCATAGCCGCTCGTTTGCCTGAATCTTGGGCAAGCTCAATCATGGCCTCAGCCAATTGATCAACGAGCCGATCATCCCGCTCAAGGATGATGGCGGACTGATTATCCGCATATTCTGGAATGCCTCCGGAGCGCGTGGTAATCAACGGCTTGCCGGAAACTAGGCTCTCGATTACCGCCAAAGGTGCAGGATCATCCCAAATTGACGGCAGAACGCATACGTCAGACATAGCGTAGATGGCAGGCATGTCGTCATAGTCCACAAAACCAGTGAAAATAATACGATCTTTCACACCTGGATTTGATGCCAAATCCCGCAGCTTCTGTTCAAACGGACTCACAATATTCGAATTAAAGAAGAACGCGCCTGCAACTACAAGCTTCGCGTTGGAAATTTCCTCCGCAACTTCACTGAAAGCTCGAAGTAGTTCCTCCGCTCCTTTTTCTGGGGTAAGGCGGCCTGAGAACAGGAATACAACATCATTTTTATCAATGCCATATTTCTTACGGAAAATCTGCGCCTTCTTGTCGGCTTCTTCCGAGCCGAACCTACTCGTATCCACGCCGTTGCGCCATACGGCCTTCTGCTCAGACCTAAGCCCACCCTCACCATGCTTGCGAAGAAACTTATCAAGTGTGTCCACAATGTAATTGGAAACGCCAAGTACCTTCTTAACCTGAGCAATCTCGTGCTTGCAACCGAAATCATTGGTCACTTCATTGTGCAGATGGTAGTATACCTTGTCCGCGTAGCGTTCAGCGTTACCATACTTTTGCATGGTCATGAACAAAGTGGCGTGATTTTCGATCATGACCTTATCGAATGGAGCCTTGCCACTCGTATCGTCTTTGCTCAGCGCTTTGGCCACCTTGCGGATGTACCACAAACGTTGCGCAATATACCGGTAGCTCATGAGTTTCTTCTTGCGAAGAATGTATTTTGCGGCCCAGTAAATACACCGATCGGCAGCCTTTACCAGCATCGGCGTCTTGATAAAGCGAAAATCAGTGTGCTGAAAAGCACCATCACGAACGATTTTGTCAACGCCAGGCGCCCAGGAAGAGAAAACTGTGAACTCGAAATTCGCGGTCTTCTCATTCTCTCGGACCATCATCATGTCCAACGCTTCGACCGCGCCACCAAGCACGTTAGGAACCGGCAAGTAACCGGAAGTAATAACAGCAACACGTGGATTCATCTTCACTTCCCATTCCTCTTATTTGCAGATAAATGATTCATATTTTTTTACCAAGCTGTTTGCACATCGTTGGATATCGTATTCTTCGATGTCACCGCTAATTTGATCTGAACGCTTCGAGGAATGCAAGTTTGACAGCGTTTCAATCCAAGGCTTTACATCAGTAATCTGCAGAAAATAAGAGCTAGCGGTTACATCCGCTTCCGAAGGAACAACATCGGACAGTAAGCATGGCAAATCCGCGACCTGAGCTTCAACAGCAACTATGCCCAATCCTTCATAAAGACTGGGAAGACAGAACGCATCGAACGCCTGGTATAGACGATTGACATCCGAGCGTTGACCGAGGAATAGCACATGATCAGCCATACCGAGTTCTTCAACATGTTGTTGAACCGCAGTCCTGTCAGGACCATCACCGACGAAGGCGAGCATGGCGTCAGGGCGTTTAGGAAGCAGCCCCGCAAGCACATCAACCAGAAACGTCTGATTCTTCTGTGGCATGAAACGTCCAACATGACCGATCAGGAACGTATCATCCGAAATGCCGAGCTCTTTACGTGTTTGTTTACGCATTTCAGTATTAAAACGGAATTTATCCAATTCGATAGCATTGGGAATCACGGTAAAATCCGCATTTTTGCCAAATAACCATTTTCCTGCATAACGACTGCATGCAAAACGAACCGTTGGATACACATTGGCGAACGGACGCAGCACAAGTTTCATCACGTTCTTTGCAAACTCGCCTTTGCCCATGGTCGAATGAGAATGCGCGATACGAACAGGCACTCCAACCTTCTTCGCCGCCGATAGCGGGAACACGCTCAACGTATTGATATTGCTGTGCACAATCGGCCACTGCTGCTCACGCATCAAGCGAATCAGCTCACGACGGTAGCGGATCGGATGCTGGTACGGCGGTATACGGAATACACGACCGCCCAAGGAGGTGATTTCCTCTTCAGGAACACGCGTGGAATCCTCGTCAACAAGGAAATCGAACTGCACTTTACTGCGGTCGATGTGGCGATAGTAATTCATCACTACTGCCTCAACACCACCGCCAACCATTTTGCCAACAATTTGGGCCACCCGAATCGGTTTTTGCGGATTGTGCCCGCCGGCTCCCCTATCTATGGGATGAGTATCGACATCGCTCATATTTCGTATTGCTTCCCTTGTACTTCTGGAGCTCCCCAACACCAGAAAAAACTGCCATTGTTTAACGAAATCTTACTGTTATACCTTGTCTTCTATCAGTATGCACCCTTGTGGGTTACGACGGCGCCGACAGTACGGAACAGCAGCACGACGTCACCTAACATGGACCAATTCTGCACGTAGGTAACGTCCAGAGCCTCGGATTCCTCCTCACTCAGGTTGGATCTGCCGGATACCTGCCACGGACCGGTGATACCAGGCTTCACCAGCATGCGAGTGGCATACGTCTGGTTGTACTGGGCCACTTCCTCAGGCAGCGGCGGGCGCGGGCCCACCACGCTCATATCGCCCCTCAACACGTTCAGGAACTGCGGGAACTCGTCGATGGAGAACTTGCGGATGAACCGGCCCACTGTAGTGACTCTGGGATCGTTCTTCATCTTGAAGATGAACCGTC encodes:
- a CDS encoding glycosyltransferase family 2 protein, giving the protein MSDNPSSFHEGATPEDFPLISVIVPVYKVERYLDRCVQSIVDQTYRNLEIILVDDGSPDSCPDMCDAWIAKDYRIRVIHQENQGSGAARNNGIESSTGELIGFVDSDDWLEPTMYEALFNSLKNNDADISMTASIMEYPDGRQICHYQPNVHLVMTTSESFKYVNLPGYSTISPWSKLIKRSVLGDIRFPEGCVNGEDTRFTYEVLAASKRTTFDSVPLYHYRTTEGSLSHTYTNYNWAGYEATKQMVELVRRRFPEQLPFALYGLMRSMISLYDQALVTRSSKEQQWRRFAKDTQAFVRRNIGLVAESVDLPRGRSMQLKLMAVSPVLYSVSFLIYKRIHPERSK
- a CDS encoding lipopolysaccharide biosynthesis protein translates to MNKYKNLLINVGIFGLSAVATKLMAFILMPLYTLYLSTEEYGIMDMATIMVTTLFPVLTLLISEGMLRFTLDDKSKAAFYITETMLVMLASCVLLAIILPVFDLPIFGGLGRYKIWFLLSYAALCFPSVMGTVARAMDQTKLIAYASMLSALIMGVLAYVLIAGMHLGLMGYFYSYIVGNGSAILVYLFAGKQYQFIDFTVWRNNASLRKQLWRYSLPLAPNSLCNQIQTTVSRFIITGVLGISASGLYAAASKIPNLLNVLQQIVQQAWQLSAFQEFKSSGLKHFYDVIWRVYHALMSIGSALVIALSPFIAKVLMQRQFYSVWPLISILVLAFYLGAINNFLGTIYQAYMCTKPLLIATIVGTVSCLAFTAMFVHSWGILAAALGVLVGSLTIFVIRVIDIRRLMRVDMRPFPTAITMGLLAAQSVVTLSQCGHYLFLSLICLLSIAGAQCYELKPLINLMFGRRKYTA
- a CDS encoding glycosyltransferase family 4 protein encodes the protein MNPRVAVITSGYLPVPNVLGGAVEALDMMMVRENEKTANFEFTVFSSWAPGVDKIVRDGAFQHTDFRFIKTPMLVKAADRCIYWAAKYILRKKKLMSYRYIAQRLWYIRKVAKALSKDDTSGKAPFDKVMIENHATLFMTMQKYGNAERYADKVYYHLHNEVTNDFGCKHEIAQVKKVLGVSNYIVDTLDKFLRKHGEGGLRSEQKAVWRNGVDTSRFGSEEADKKAQIFRKKYGIDKNDVVFLFSGRLTPEKGAEELLRAFSEVAEEISNAKLVVAGAFFFNSNIVSPFEQKLRDLASNPGVKDRIIFTGFVDYDDMPAIYAMSDVCVLPSIWDDPAPLAVIESLVSGKPLITTRSGGIPEYADNQSAIILERDDRLVDQLAEAMIELAQDSGKRAAMGAHAVTLRSELNKEMYMSQLSGLMR
- a CDS encoding glycosyltransferase family 1 protein — its product is MSDVDTHPIDRGAGGHNPQKPIRVAQIVGKMVGGGVEAVVMNYYRHIDRSKVQFDFLVDEDSTRVPEEEITSLGGRVFRIPPYQHPIRYRRELIRLMREQQWPIVHSNINTLSVFPLSAAKKVGVPVRIAHSHSTMGKGEFAKNVMKLVLRPFANVYPTVRFACSRYAGKWLFGKNADFTVIPNAIELDKFRFNTEMRKQTRKELGISDDTFLIGHVGRFMPQKNQTFLVDVLAGLLPKRPDAMLAFVGDGPDRTAVQQHVEELGMADHVLFLGQRSDVNRLYQAFDAFCLPSLYEGLGIVAVEAQVADLPCLLSDVVPSEADVTASSYFLQITDVKPWIETLSNLHSSKRSDQISGDIEEYDIQRCANSLVKKYESFICK